A genomic window from Pseudomonas argentinensis includes:
- the phnC gene encoding phosphonate ABC transporter ATP-binding protein, whose product MNLLEIRGLGKRYATGDQALADIHLALPKSQVMALIGPSGAGKSTLIRCINRLVEPTEGEVLLGGLSLTGLRGGALRKARRRMGMIFQDHALVDRLTVMENVLSGRLGYLGFWRSLWRRYPRADVQEAFRLLERVGLAHAIDKRADALSGGQRQRVGIARALLQNPELMLIDEPTASLDPKTSRQIMRLIRELCEERGLTAIINIHDVELARRFSDRIVGLHAGRVVFDGPPDALDAATLTRIYGEEDWGAHAAEAAQDDDPAVRPAPRTPRSGWPRVAT is encoded by the coding sequence ATGAACCTGCTCGAGATAAGAGGGCTGGGCAAGCGCTACGCCACCGGCGACCAGGCCCTCGCCGACATCCACCTGGCGCTGCCGAAAAGTCAGGTAATGGCGCTGATCGGCCCGTCCGGCGCCGGCAAGAGCACGCTGATTCGCTGTATCAACCGCCTGGTGGAACCCACCGAGGGTGAGGTGCTGCTCGGTGGCCTGTCACTGACCGGGCTGCGTGGCGGCGCCCTGCGCAAGGCGCGGCGGCGCATGGGCATGATCTTCCAGGACCACGCCCTGGTCGACCGCCTCACGGTGATGGAGAACGTATTGTCCGGGCGGCTGGGCTACCTCGGCTTCTGGCGCAGCCTATGGCGCCGTTACCCGCGGGCCGACGTACAGGAAGCGTTCCGTTTGCTCGAGCGCGTCGGCCTGGCCCATGCCATCGACAAGCGCGCCGATGCGCTGTCCGGTGGTCAGCGCCAGCGGGTCGGCATTGCCCGCGCGCTGCTGCAGAATCCCGAGCTGATGCTGATCGACGAGCCCACCGCGAGCCTCGACCCGAAAACCTCCCGGCAGATCATGCGGCTGATTCGCGAGCTGTGCGAAGAGCGCGGCCTGACCGCGATCATCAATATCCACGATGTCGAGCTGGCGCGGCGATTCTCCGACCGCATCGTCGGCCTGCACGCCGGCCGGGTGGTCTTCGACGGCCCGCCCGATGCGCTGGATGCCGCGACCCTGACGCGTATCTACGGCGAGGAAGACTGGGGAGCCCATGCCGCCGAAGCGGCGCAGGATGACGACCCTGCCGTGCGGCCCGCACCGCGCACGCCGCGCTCCGGCTGGCCACGGGTGGCCACCTGA
- the phnE gene encoding phosphonate ABC transporter, permease protein PhnE, with translation MAGQMNVNERLARARAGDWQPPPLLSGAGQRCLVIGGLLLYLLLAGSSINLDWNRIAEGWSRGLAFAGGFLQPDFTSRGGDILEGLLESLSMTLVATVLGIALSIPVGLGAARNLSPLPIYLFCRWVIMVSRTFQEVIIAILFVVMFGFGPLAGVATLTFATIGFIAKLLAEAIEDIDARPLEAIRATGGSWLQVLNYAVQPQILPRLIGLSLYRLDINFRESAVIGIVGAGGIGATLGTAMDRYEYSTAAAVLLIIIAIVLASEYLSGYVRRWLQ, from the coding sequence ATGGCCGGGCAGATGAACGTGAACGAGCGCCTGGCCAGAGCACGGGCCGGCGACTGGCAGCCGCCTCCTTTGCTGTCGGGAGCAGGGCAGCGCTGCCTGGTGATCGGCGGCCTGCTGCTCTATCTGCTGCTGGCCGGCTCGAGCATCAACCTGGACTGGAATCGCATCGCCGAGGGCTGGTCGCGCGGCCTGGCCTTCGCTGGCGGTTTCCTGCAGCCGGATTTCACCAGCCGTGGCGGCGATATCCTCGAAGGCCTGCTGGAAAGCCTGAGCATGACCCTGGTCGCCACCGTGCTGGGCATCGCCCTGTCGATTCCGGTGGGCCTGGGCGCCGCGCGCAACCTCTCGCCACTGCCGATCTACCTGTTCTGCCGGTGGGTCATCATGGTGTCGCGGACCTTCCAGGAGGTGATCATCGCCATCCTGTTCGTGGTGATGTTCGGCTTTGGCCCCCTGGCCGGCGTCGCCACGCTGACCTTCGCGACCATCGGCTTTATCGCAAAGTTGCTGGCCGAAGCGATTGAGGACATCGATGCGCGGCCGCTGGAGGCCATTCGCGCCACCGGCGGCAGCTGGTTGCAGGTGCTCAACTATGCCGTGCAGCCGCAGATCCTGCCGCGTCTGATCGGGCTGTCGCTGTACCGCCTGGACATCAACTTCCGCGAGTCGGCGGTCATCGGCATCGTCGGCGCAGGCGGTATCGGCGCGACGCTCGGCACGGCCATGGACCGCTACGAATACAGCACGGCTGCGGCCGTGTTGCTGATCATCATCGCCATCGTGCTGGCCTCGGAATATCTCTCCGGCTACGTACGTCGCTGGCTTCAGTAG
- the phnE gene encoding phosphonate ABC transporter, permease protein PhnE, which translates to MPIIHAETAEPQWRRRTTAQQWAHWLAWFAGALLFVWCARFISENTLWEFVADAGSQGASLLARMVPPQWDYTPELLRPLWDTLNIATLGTALGVMLAFPLAFLAARNTTPSQVIRSAALLIIVSSRSINSLIWAMLLVAMLGPGVLAGIIAIALRSVGFVGKLLYEAIEEISTSPVEAIGATGAGRLQVLQFGVVPQIMPAFVGTSLYRWDINIREATVLGLVGAGGIGLQLDAAINNLAWDRVSVIFMLIFATVIFSEWASATLRQRLS; encoded by the coding sequence ATGCCGATCATTCATGCCGAGACGGCCGAGCCGCAATGGCGCCGCCGCACCACCGCCCAGCAGTGGGCGCACTGGCTCGCCTGGTTCGCTGGCGCGCTGCTGTTCGTCTGGTGCGCGCGATTCATCTCCGAGAACACCCTATGGGAGTTCGTGGCGGACGCCGGAAGCCAGGGCGCCTCCTTGCTGGCGCGCATGGTGCCGCCCCAGTGGGACTACACGCCCGAGTTGCTCAGGCCGCTCTGGGACACGCTCAACATCGCCACCCTGGGCACTGCCCTCGGGGTCATGCTGGCGTTCCCTCTGGCGTTTCTGGCTGCACGCAACACCACGCCATCGCAGGTGATCAGAAGCGCCGCGCTGCTGATCATCGTCTCGTCGCGCTCGATCAACTCGCTGATCTGGGCGATGCTGCTGGTGGCGATGCTCGGCCCGGGCGTATTGGCCGGCATCATCGCCATTGCGCTGCGTTCGGTCGGTTTCGTCGGCAAGCTGCTCTACGAGGCGATCGAGGAGATCAGCACCTCGCCGGTCGAGGCCATCGGCGCCACCGGGGCAGGGCGCCTGCAGGTACTGCAGTTCGGCGTGGTGCCGCAGATCATGCCAGCGTTCGTCGGCACCTCGTTGTATCGCTGGGATATCAACATCCGCGAGGCCACCGTGCTGGGGCTGGTCGGCGCCGGTGGCATCGGCCTGCAGCTCGATGCGGCGATCAACAATCTCGCCTGGGATCGGGTCAGCGTGATCTTTATGCTGATCTTCGCCACCGTGATCTTCTCCGAATGGGCTTCGGCCACGCTGCGTCAGCGGCTTTCCTGA